GGGGCTCGCAGGCTCAATACCCGTCGCCAGGTTCAGGATCGGGGCCGCCTCGCTCTCCTGCAAGGCCGTCAACAGCAACCGCGCGTTCGTCCCGGTGACTGCGCCCGGCTGGACCTCAACCTTCGCTACCTCGTCGATCTCCGCCAGCGCTACCCTGCCAGGTTCTATCGTGACCTCGACCTTGTTGGGTGGAGACGGCGGAGACGGAGGGGGAACGGTTCCGCCTCCCCCGCCCACAGGGGGAGTAGCTGCTTGGCTTACTGTCACTCTTGTAGTTGCTTCTTTGCCCTGGTAGGACACGGTAATCGTCGCCTGCCCAGGAGCCACCGCTGTCACCACGCCCTGCCCGCTCACGGTAGCCACCTGGGGGTTGCTGGTCACGTAGGTGGCCCGCGCAGTCACGTCAACTGAGCTCCCGTCCGAGTACTTTGCCGCTACCGCCAGCTGTGCAGTCTGTCCCGGGGTGAGATTCACCGCCGCCGGGGAAACCTCAATCCCGGTCAGAGCTGGAACCACCGTTACAGCCACGGAGGACTCGAACCCCTGGTATCTGGCGGTAATCGCCGCCTGCCCAGGAGCCACCGCTGTCACCACGCCCTGCCCGCTCACGGTAGCCACCTGGGGGTTGCTGGTGGCGTAAGCGCAGTCGGAAGTAACGTCACGCGTTGTGCCGTCAACCAAAGTTGCCGAGACCGCCACATTGATGGATTCGCCCTGACTCAAGGTCGCCTGTCCGGCTTCGCCAATCGTCGCGGAAATCCCGACCACTTGGGTAACTATACCGACCGCCGTCAGGTCAACCTGCCTCACGTCGCCAGGCTTATAGGCCACCGTCTGGCTTGCCAACACGCCGCCCACTTCAAAGACAACGGATTTACCTTCGTCGGTTGACGCACCCTGCACCACCAGCTTTGACTCCAGTGCTCCGGCCCCGCCGTATTTGCCTGCTTCCTGCACTGTTATGCTCCCACGGATTTCACCTGCAATCTTGGCTACTATGACCGTGCCAATAGGGGCAGGGCTCCCGTTGAGATAGACCGTCCCGTAGTAGGCCGCGGGTAGAGATGGCTCACTCTGTGCGAGACCGGAGCTCGCCAGGACAAACAGCAGCGCGCACGTTAGGCCGGCCGCTGCCGTGAGCCTCCGCACAATTCCCCCCATCCCGGAGCACCTCCTTGCACCCGATCTGCGGAAGAGGGGGCCACACACTCCCGTGCAGCCCCCTCCAGGTGTGCACTAGCCGAGGGACACCACGGGCTTACCAGCCGACCGGATAGTTCCCGACAGTTACTGGAGTACCCACGAAACCGGCCAGGTCTCCCTCGCTTGCCATGTAAATCCAGTAACCGTAGTGAGTATGCACCCATCTGAGCTGATAGTACTCGGTGTAGTACTCGGTGTAAGGCGTTGCAGCCCACACTTCAGGGTTCCCCGGCACGCTTACCACCTGCCGCCAGCCTTCTGCCACGCTTACCAGCGTGTCATGCACCGCGCGATTGTCCGTCGGGCCAACCAGGTTCCATCCCTTGTACAGCTTCCTCACAGGGGGCGCACCAGGTGTTGTCGTCGGTCTGATCGTAGCCAGAACCTCTCTCTTGAGCTTGACGTAGAGAGCCTCGAGCGGGGCAATGGTGTTGTTGTCCTCCGTCACCTGTACCCACTGTTGCGTCGCGGAATCATACTTGTATGCCACGTCCACCGCACCAACATCGATCAGGTCGCCGAGCAGCTTCTGCCCCCCTGCCAGCTGAACAGGCACCGAGAAGGTGGTCCACCCTTCCGGACCGGGCAACAGCTGCCAATGGGCGACGACCGCGTAACCCTGACCGCTATCGTCCTCCTGTAGGCCGGCAGAGGCGTTGCCTGTCTGGTCGACGGTAACGACCTTGAACATCACACGCTGTTCGCCACCCAGGGTCACATCAGGAGCAACCATGACAGGCAAGCCCTCGAAGACCTGGTTCGCCTGCGCCTCCAATTCCACCGTTCCGTAGTGCTCGTAGCTGCTCGTTCCGTACATCGATATGCGGACCCGCGCCAAGTCGGAGTCCGCAGGGCAAGTGAAGCTGACAGCGAAGGCTCCCGGCCCTGCAACCGGGGTCACCGCAAGCCCCTGCACCTCACCAGGCGGCGTGGTATCCACGGGAAGCTGCTTGGGCAGATAACCTTGACCGTTATTGTTGAGTACAAGACCCGTGGACTCGTTGCCAATGTCATCCACGGCGGTGAGCTTGACTTCGTACGCATGGCCGTTGGCAAGCCCCGTGACCACACACTGCTGCACCCCCGCGGACACCTGCTGCGGGAGCCCCCAGGTGTCGCCTGTGGTACCAATCGGCCGGCAGTAGACGTTCACGTGGTGCAGATCCGCGTCACCTGGGTCAGTCCACCGCACTTCTAGGCTACCGCCCTGAGCAGGGATCGATACTGTCGGCTGAGCGACGTCAGAGGGCGGCACCTGATCCTTGGCGGTGTACCCTTGGCCGTTGTTGTTCAGTTCTACGCCCTGCGACTCGTTGCGGAGGGCATCCACAACGCTGACCTTGAACTCATACCTAGTCTCGCCGGTGCGATCCAGGTTGCCGAACTCGCAGTAGCCTACTCCCTTTTCTACGGCAACGGGGGTACCCCAATCGGTGCTACCCTTCACCCGCATGTAAACATTGACATGGTTGAGGTCGATGTCTGCCGGATCAATCCAAGACACGATGATCGAGCCGCCCTCGGCGGGAGCCCAAGCCTGAGCACCCGTTACTTCGCCGGGCGCCTGAGTATCTGTCGGAACGTAACCCTGGCCGTTGTTGTCGTCCACGACGCCGGCAGATTCATTGGCATAAACGTCGAACGCAGTCACTTTGACCGCGTACGGCACGCCGTTAACCAGGTTCATGACCTGATACTGGTACACAGCTCCAGTAACCGTGCCGCTGTACGTCCAGGAGGTGTCGGCCAACTTCCTGAAGTAGACTTTGGCACCCTGGTAATCGGCGTCAGCGGGATTAGTCCACTCGAGGTTGAGCGCCCCACCCGCCGGAACGACCGTCACCTTCAGGCTGCTCACCTCGGCCGGGGGTTTGACGTCTTTAGCTGCATATCCCTGGCCGTTGTTGTCGGCAGCCACACCTGAGGACTCATTACCGAAGCCGTCCACCGTAGTTACCTTGACGGCGTACTTGGTAGCGCCGCTCGGATCAAGGCCGCTGATGGTGAAGGTCTGTTGGCCCTTCGGTGCACTGCCGGCGTTGTTCCAAGTCCCATCCGGCAGGGTGCGATAGTACACGTTCGCCTGAACGTAGTCGGCATCTGTCGGGTCAGCCCAGCTGAGTACCAACTTGCCACCCTCGGGAGGCGCAGTGACAGTCAGGTTGGTGACCTCCGCAGGTGGTTTCTTATCGACGGTGACGGTGTATTCGGGAGTTTCACTCCTGTTGCCTGCCGCATCGGTTGCGGTGAACTTAAAGTACACGATGTCACCCGTGGCAGTGTTGGAGAGATCCAGGGTGGTGCTATATACGCTGCCAGTTACAGTCAACAATGGCACGGTCACCGCCTGACCAGTGGCGCCTACCCGGTACACAAGTTCCACCGTGGAAACCCCCGCTGGGTCGTCGGTAGCCGTCACGGCAAACAGTTCCTGACTGCGACCAGCGATAAAGCTACCCGGCTCAGGCACAGGCCCGGAGAGTTGCGGGCCGGTCTTATCCACAGCAAAGGTCGCATAGTGATAGTCGATGTTCGTCCCATCGTTGACTACGATGGTTGCGGTGTAGTTGCCCTCGCCGAAGATAAGCGAGTTCACTCCCGAAACTGTCCACTGATAGACCGTGCCGCCGACAGTCACCTGCGCCGAAAACGCTTTGAACGTCGAAGCCCAGCCACCATTCACGAGATGCTGCACATACTGGCCACTGGCGTTCTGGACGGCAATACTCACGCCTGTCACGCCGTCGGGATCCGTGGCTTCTCCCTGGAAAGCCGTAACCTCAGCAACAATTCCGCCTTCAGGTGGATTAGTCAGTTTCGCCGTCGAATTTCCTGCCGCTGCCATCGCCGGTACGACCGGGAGGAGCGTCAAGACCAGAGCCAAGATGGTTGCGACCGATAGGAGCTTTCCCACGGCCCTCTTCGCGCGGCCACCATTGCTCGCAATCGGGACCAGGTGCACTTCCTCTACCTCCTTCCGCTCTGCTCTACCGAAACCGCTACGATAAACACGTATTGCCACACTCACAGGCCGTAAACCACCCCCTCGGACCTGGAATTTCTGCTGTCGGGATCGCGGTATATCCCGCCGCATTCCACGTGTAAACTCCCCGTCTCCCGGTGCGCCCGGAACCTTCCAGCGCGCAGTCAACCGGTTAGCCAGATGTTAAGCGGTTGCCTCGCGCACGTGAGCAGCACCCACGCCGAACAAGTCTTCGACCGGCTGGCCCAGGACTTCAGCGATGCGCAGAGCCGTATCGAGGGAAGGATTCTTCCTGCCGAGCTCGATGTTCGTGTATGCCGCCCGGCTCAGCCCAGCCATAATCGCAACCTGGGCCTGTGTGAGACCCGCATGCAACCTGGCACGTCTCAGGTTGTTGCGATGCACTATGTACTCCACCTTTCCCTCACGCACTACGTGCCCGGGGTTTGTTCCCGACGTGCACATTATATGTGCCCGCCGGAAAACTTGTCAATACCCAGTGCCTGTGCTATAGTGCAGGTGATGTTTCCGGCAGAAACACAGGTGATAAGTGTATGGAGAACACCTTCGCGGCCGCCCTGCGGGAGATCCGCAAGAGAAGGCGCTTGAAG
This Bacillota bacterium DNA region includes the following protein-coding sequences:
- a CDS encoding helix-turn-helix transcriptional regulator: MCTSGTNPGHVVREGKVEYIVHRNNLRRARLHAGLTQAQVAIMAGLSRAAYTNIELGRKNPSLDTALRIAEVLGQPVEDLFGVGAAHVREATA
- a CDS encoding S-layer homology domain-containing protein, giving the protein MGGIVRRLTAAAGLTCALLFVLASSGLAQSEPSLPAAYYGTVYLNGSPAPIGTVIVAKIAGEIRGSITVQEAGKYGGAGALESKLVVQGASTDEGKSVVFEVGGVLASQTVAYKPGDVRQVDLTAVGIVTQVVGISATIGEAGQATLSQGESINVAVSATLVDGTTRDVTSDCAYATSNPQVATVSGQGVVTAVAPGQAAITARYQGFESSVAVTVVPALTGIEVSPAAVNLTPGQTAQLAVAAKYSDGSSVDVTARATYVTSNPQVATVSGQGVVTAVAPGQATITVSYQGKEATTRVTVSQAATPPVGGGGGTVPPPSPPSPPNKVEVTIEPGRVALAEIDEVAKVEVQPGAVTGTNARLLLTALQESEAAPILNLATGIEPASPVVDVSVKDGQVSGTVTVVLSYDPGKVPSGRMPAAYFYSDRKSCWVYLGGKVDPGSKTVSVAVSHLTKFAVFARDPVPAFTDMQGHWAEQVVARLAGMGVVSGYPGNVFKPGAEISRVECTAMLVRALGLQAAGEEGLTAFKDSANIPSWARGLVAAAVKASLVKGYPEEDGSFTFRAGNPVTRGELAVLVARIMAKEVGPVTGTVSQFADGSKIPDWAKESVGAAAAKGIIKGYEDGTFRAANNVTRSEA
- a CDS encoding fibronectin type III domain-containing protein, producing MHLVPIASNGGRAKRAVGKLLSVATILALVLTLLPVVPAMAAAGNSTAKLTNPPEGGIVAEVTAFQGEATDPDGVTGVSIAVQNASGQYVQHLVNGGWASTFKAFSAQVTVGGTVYQWTVSGVNSLIFGEGNYTATIVVNDGTNIDYHYATFAVDKTGPQLSGPVPEPGSFIAGRSQELFAVTATDDPAGVSTVELVYRVGATGQAVTVPLLTVTGSVYSTTLDLSNTATGDIVYFKFTATDAAGNRSETPEYTVTVDKKPPAEVTNLTVTAPPEGGKLVLSWADPTDADYVQANVYYRTLPDGTWNNAGSAPKGQQTFTISGLDPSGATKYAVKVTTVDGFGNESSGVAADNNGQGYAAKDVKPPAEVSSLKVTVVPAGGALNLEWTNPADADYQGAKVYFRKLADTSWTYSGTVTGAVYQYQVMNLVNGVPYAVKVTAFDVYANESAGVVDDNNGQGYVPTDTQAPGEVTGAQAWAPAEGGSIIVSWIDPADIDLNHVNVYMRVKGSTDWGTPVAVEKGVGYCEFGNLDRTGETRYEFKVSVVDALRNESQGVELNNNGQGYTAKDQVPPSDVAQPTVSIPAQGGSLEVRWTDPGDADLHHVNVYCRPIGTTGDTWGLPQQVSAGVQQCVVTGLANGHAYEVKLTAVDDIGNESTGLVLNNNGQGYLPKQLPVDTTPPGEVQGLAVTPVAGPGAFAVSFTCPADSDLARVRISMYGTSSYEHYGTVELEAQANQVFEGLPVMVAPDVTLGGEQRVMFKVVTVDQTGNASAGLQEDDSGQGYAVVAHWQLLPGPEGWTTFSVPVQLAGGQKLLGDLIDVGAVDVAYKYDSATQQWVQVTEDNNTIAPLEALYVKLKREVLATIRPTTTPGAPPVRKLYKGWNLVGPTDNRAVHDTLVSVAEGWRQVVSVPGNPEVWAATPYTEYYTEYYQLRWVHTHYGYWIYMASEGDLAGFVGTPVTVGNYPVGW